From Punica granatum isolate Tunisia-2019 chromosome 1, ASM765513v2, whole genome shotgun sequence:
CATTTTCTTAGAGattgatatatattacttACCAACCAATTTTAGAGAATTTATCACGTACAAGTTTCCTCTTAACTAATCCTAGCAAACTATGTATcatttacaaaaattatttaaatgaataataattgcATTTGACCTCTGCAATTATTAAATTGGGCTGACCATAGATTATATATCGAGATTTTAATATCAGTGCCGGCTCGATGGCAgatttcttctaattttttttttaaaaaaaatttatactaATTTTAATTGAAGAAAAACTCTTCTACAAAGCAAATTTTGGGAAAATTTTTGGGGATATCGAGTTCATTATTGTGAAAAATCAATCGAGAGTATATATGAACTGAACAACTGCAAAACTGGATCGGATATTACACAATCAAATCTGTCTTGCATGTACAACTTTAAGAAGCGCTGAGAATTGATTGTTCCATTTCCGATTCTCGCTGCTGTTATTTCAATCCATGAAGGTAATAATTTCCATGAAATGAGGAGCATGTTCTCTCTAGAGGTCCATAGATTGATTTGTCACTGTATGGAGATTGCTCACGGGCTGCAATTTcttgaataatatattaacTATTACTAATAATTTGAGGATTATTTCATATTAATATTAAGATAGAAGTGAGCTGTCCGCccttaaataaacaaaaaaaggtGTGGATTATTCAAGTATTAAAttagtaattaataaataaaataattaaatgttTAGCACACTTGAATCATCTTATATCATAGTTTCGAAtaactatatttttattggacgAGAGTTCTGCGTGCACACAATATTTGCTTCATCATTATACTTGCTTCATCATTGATTACTTCCAAATATTTGTCAATATGGCAAatcaaaaaacaaataatttgatcaattcgCTAATCATATAAGGATTATTATACCGCCTTAAGAAGAAAAATCGACTAGATAATAATGAAGACTAGTGAATGATCTGATACAAATGTATtgtatatataacataattagTGGCTGAGGTATCtatgaaaatgagaaaaagaaagaaaaatatggcTTTGGTAAACAATGAATAAGacgaaaaaagtaaaatggaTAGAAAGTAGAACTCTTGAATAAAGAGAAGTAACGTATAGTTTGAGAAATCCATCCGATAGCTACTGGAAAGACAAAAAATAGACAACCCaaactttgactatggactcAAACTTTTCAacactaaaaaaagaaaattaaaagaggacttatatatttatcacaATTCATTGAAAAAGTGGAAATTAAAAACCTATAGACCTGAAAAATTCGAGAGTATCCACTGTCCATTTCTTGAACGCGGTTCCTTAATCCTTCCGGACCATCAAATTAGACGGAGAGCCCGTGTTATTCATATATACCTAGTATATTATATGGCATGCATCACAAGCTAAATAGCCGTTTGACATATCAATATTGGTGATTACAAATATGTTATaacattattttaaaaataaatttatttatagagTCTTATGACATAATATTATGTTTAAACCTATTAAACGTAAACTTTCACGTTGCAATTATACAAAGGGTCTAGAAAGACACCAACATAGGTTAACTTATCAAAAAAGGATCTTAAAAATACcaataaaaattgatttaagtGATACTACACTTGTGTCATTCGAAAAAACTTTATTCTTCAATGGCCTCCAAAGAGACGGTTGGAATGTAATATTTTGCGAAAATTTGTCAATGTTCTTCGACTGTTACTACACCAATGAAAGCTATTATCAATCCCACTCTGCTGCTTCctgtttataatttttcttttcttcttccttttttccattgacacactctctctctctctctctgttggGCTTCTAACTTCTAAGACAGATACACACTAGAGACATCTCTGAAACATCGTACCTGCATCTTGTCATGTCTCTTCAGACAGACCTCTGATCCCCCGCACTTCTTCTCCTCCAGCCACTGACACTGCCGCCAGTAAGTCAGTGTCCTCTTCAACTCAAATATATCCTTCTCTTTCTCACcccaaaggaaaaaatatatccTTCTCTTTCCTTGTTTTCATCTGTCCGTGTGTAATCATTGTCTCTTTGCTGTCCTTTCAGTCAATCCAAGAATGTGAAGAAGCCAAAAACCCCCTCACAAGACACGAaagatgagaagaagaagaagaagagaaccATCATGGGACTTGGATGCACACTCCCCAGGGTTGCTCTGTTTCATGGTGTTGCTTCTGTTCCAACAGCATGCAGCAGCTGCAGGATCGCGAAAGTTGTCGGGAGACGATGACGGTGATGGTGATGATGCAGTTGGGCTGTTGGCTTTCAAGAAGTCCTGTGTTCGATCCGACCCGAATGGGTTCTTGTCTGATTGGAAACTAGATGGTAGTTCTCAGAGTCCATGTTCATGGACTGGGGTCTCCTGCTCTAATTTGACCGGCCGAGTCGAATCCCTGAACCTGGAGAACGCGGGCATCATCGGGACCCTCAACCTTCCTGCCCTCCTTGCCTCCTTGACCGCCCTTCGGTTTTTAAACTTGCAGGGCAATTCCTTCTCTGCCGGCGACCTCTCGGCCTCTGTCTCCTCCTCTTGCCTTCTCGAGAGCCTTGACCTGTCCTCCAACAATCTCTCAGACCCTCTTCCTCGGAATTCGTTCCTATTCGCTTGCAGCCACCTTGCTTATGTTAATCTCTCTCACAACTCAATCCCGGGCGGCGCACTTCATATTGGCTCCTCGCTTCTTCAGCTTGACCTCTCCCGGAATCAGATATCAGATTCCACCTTCTTAACTGGCTTCCTCACCAGTTGCGGCAATCTGAACCTGCTTGACCTGTCAGGGAATAAGCTCACCGGAAAGTTAGGGACTACTCCGTCGTCTTGCAAGAGCCTATCGTTTCTTGACCTGTCGAATAATCAACTATCCGGGGAGATACCTCCGAGCTTTGTTGCAGACTCCCCTGCAGCTCTCCGGTACCTCGATCTCTCTCACAACAACTTCTCCGGCAGCTTCTCGGGGCTCGACTTTGGTAGCTGTGGGAATCTGACCTCGCTCAATCTATCGCATAACAGCCTCTCTGACGTCCACTTTCCGGGCAGTTTAAGGAATTGTCAGCTTCTGGAGACCGTAGACCTCTCCCACAATGAGCTAGGAGGCATGATTCCTGGTAACTTGTTGCAAGATCTCAAGAATCTCAGGCTATTGTTTCTGTCCAACAATCAGTTTTCAGGTCATATCCCCCCAGAACTCGCGCTGACCTGTGgtatcctcgaggagcttgaTCTTTCCGCGAATGATCTCGATGGCGGCTTGCCCCTGACATTTAGCCTGTGCTCCTCTTTGCGGAGTCTTGATCTTGGGAACAATCATCTCTCTGGAGATTTTCTCGAGACAGTCGTAAGCAACCTCTCGAGTCTCCACTACCTCCGATTGCCATTCAACAACATCACCGGTCTCATTCCCGTGGCTCTGACTAGACTTCCTCAGCTACGGGTGCTCGACCTTAGCTCGAACGGCTTCATAGGGAATGTTCCTTCTGGGTTCTGCTCCTCTTCATCCTACTCGCCTTTGCTGGAGAAGTTGCAGCTCCCCGGGAACTACCTTTCAGGAACCGTGCCTTCAGAGCTCGGAAACTGCAAGACCCTGAGAGCCATCGATCTTAGCTTCAACAGCCTGAGCGGAGAAATCCCGAAGGAAATCTGGGCTCTGCCGAAACTCTCCGACCTCATTATGTGGGCCAACAATCTCACTGGCGAGATTCCTGAAGGAATTTGCAGGAACGGACGGAACCTCGAGACCTTGATTCTTAACAACAACCTCATCTCCGGCAGCATCCCTCAGTCCATTGCCAACTGCACGAACATGGTATGGGTATCTCTCTCGAGCAACCGCCTCACAGGATCAATCCACTCCGGAATCGGGAATCTTCGAAACTTAGCAATCCTCCAACTCGGCAACAATTCACTGACGGGAATGATTCCAATGGAGATAGGCAATTGTCGGAGCCTTATTTGGCTCGATTTAAACAGCAATGAGCTCACCGGTCCTGTCCCTCCAGAGCTCGCCAAGCAAGCCGGCCTCATAATGCCTGGAAGTGTCTCAGGGAAGCAGTTTGTATTCGTGAGGAACGAAGGCGGAACATCTTGCAGAGGAGCTGGTGGACTGGTCGAGTTTGAGGGGATCAGACGGTCAAGGCTGGAGAGCTTCCCAATGGTCCACTCTTGCTCATCAACTAGGATTTATTCGGGAATGGCGGTGTACACTTTCGGGGGCAATGGGAGCATGATATACCTCGATCTGTCGTACAACTCCTTATCAGGGACAATTCCCAACAACTTTGGATCTATGACCTATCTCCAGGTCCTGAACTTGGGGCATAACACTCTCACTGGATTGATCCCCGACTCTTTCGGGGGTCTGAAAGAAGTTGGCGTACTCGACCTCTCACATAATAACCTTGAAGGAACCATCCCCGGGTCCTTGGGGTCCCTCAACTTCCTCAATGATCTCGATGTATCGAACAACAACCTTAGTGGTCTCATCCCCTTGGGGGGTCAACTCAGCACCTTCCCAGCCTCGAGATATGAGAACAATACGGGCCTCTGCGGGTTGCCTTTGCCTCCCTGTGGCTCTGGGAACAGACCGGACTGCCCGTCAAATCCTTCTTTGGGGGTAAGAAAGCAGTCTTTTGCGGCCGGAATAGTCATCGGGATATTGTTCTTCTTCATTTGCTTGTTCACGGTGGTGGCCTTGTACCGAGTGAAGGAGAACCAGAAGAAATCGGGACTGGAAGAGAATAAGTATGTAGAGAGTTCCTTGGCTTCGGGGAGTACCAACTGGAAAATCTCGAGCATTCATGAGCCTCTGAGCATCAACGTAGCAACATTTGAGAAGCCTCTCCGAAAACTGACCTTTGCAGATTTACTTGAAGCGACAAATGGTTTTAGTGCGGAGAGTCTTATCGGGTCTGGAGGATTTGGGGAGGTCTACAAGGCAAAACTGAGAGATGGCAATGTAGTCGCGGTTAAGAAACTCATTCACACCACCAGTCAGGGGGACAGAGAATTCATAGCGGAAATGGAGACGATTGGGAAGATCAAGCACCAGAACCTGGTCCCCTTGATGGGCTACTGCAAGGTCGGAGAGGAGAGGCTCCTTGTGTACGAGTACATGAAGTTCGGGAGCCTTGAGTCTGTTCTTCATGATCATCGGATCAATGGAAGAATCCCTGCTCCTGTAAAGCTTGACTGGGCTATGAGGAAGAGGATCGCGATTGGGGCAGCCAGAGGACTGGCATTCCTTCACCACAGCTGCATCCCTCACGTCATTCATCGGGACATGAAGTCGAGCAATGTCCTATTGGATGAGCATCTCGAGGCTAGAGTTTCCGACTTTGGCATGGCAAGATTGGTCAATGCCCTCGACACCCACCTAAGCGTGAGCACCCTCGCAGGGACACCGGGATATGTTCCCCCGGAATATTACCAGAGCTTCCGCTGCACGACCAAGGGAGATGTCTACAGTTATGGGGTCGTACTCCTGGAGCTTCTTTCTGGGAAGAGGCCTATAGACCCGAGCAAGTTCGGTGATGATAATAACCTAGTTGGATGGGGGAAGCAGCTCTACCGAGATAATAGGAGTAATGAGATACTTGACCCGGAACTAGTGGTGAGAAAATCTGGTCAGGCCGAGCTGTACCATTATCTTAGGGTTGCATTGGATTGCCTCGACGACAGGCCTTACCGCAGACCAACAATGATTCAGGTGATGTCGATGTTTAAGGAGCTTCAGGTCGATTCTGGAAGCAGTGACGTCCTCGACGGATTCTCGCTGAAAGAAGCAGCCATTGATGAGTCCCGAGAAAAGGAACCTTAGTTAAGGAACGATTTTATCTTTCCCTGCTGTAAATAACAGATTTCACGACATACAGAAATGTTAGAAGGAACAGAACAAGGCAAGTAAATCCAGATCAGCTTCGACCAACATCATTAACGTTTGCTAACCGACTCATCCGATAATATTTCAGCATTCAGCTTCCTGCTTTTGTTCCATAAGAAAGCAAAAACCCGAGAAACAGCCTAAGTTAGCGATTGCTTGTGTACATTTGTAAAGTAGTAGCGGTAGCATTCCTCAATTTTCATAGTAAAAATACGGGTGACACTTCGATGTTGATCGATTTGCAAGAGTGGATCCAGCATGGAATTGACTAGCATAGTTAATGGGAAAATTTCTGTTGAACAATTCCCTTCCAGTCTAGTCCATCTTCGATTCCTTCTTAACACTAGCGGGCCTAATGCGTCTCTTCCCTGCAGTACTCAAGCAGAACACTTGGAATTGCCTGAGGATGAGAAGACGATTGATATTTCCACGCGATGCACGCATACTGTACAAAACAAACAGCTAACAAAGATACATCCTAATCAAGGTGACTCGATGACCGTATATTTATGTCATCCGAGTGAATTTATCGAAAATCTATTAATCTTTCTGCTTAAAAAAACCGTATGGTCTAAAACCACCATTTGGCATTGCATATCGATCTTTGCCTCATTCTTTCTGCTTTTTGCACATCAGAAACGGTCCATTTCCGATCTACGTTATTTCTTCACCTGTCAATTTAGTTTCTTTGTAATGATCGCTGAATTGAGGTTCTCTTTTGTAATGTTAAAGAACATCATGGATCGTGTTGACAATACAATCAACGACATGATATTTTCgcattttttcataataatatGATTCTGCCATTGATCAGAAGACACTCGCGTcaccttattttatttttattgattgattTATCAACTAGTGGAAGATATTTATTGTATGTGCATAATTTGCTTTGCATTTGCATCTACAGAAACCCAAAAATCAGTTGAATAGGCCTCCCGGTGACGGGGGCCATTCGGGCCATAAGGCCCAAATATCGGCtcataattaacaaaattagGGGCCCAAAATAGCCATCAGGAGGCCACTTTTagttctttttatatattattacttcATTTAAATTTTAGGAATATACAAAGGAAAAGGGCTGGAAGAAAATGTAGGATTTGGACTTTATTTAAGCTACAAAATACATTGTTAAGATGGCAGATTACGACTGATTTATAGGAGATGAATTCGGACATATCCAGTTTATAACTTAAAACTTGACATTCATGAATCTTTAAGAATAGAAGAGTGAAGTTATCAACCGAAAAAAGAATAGAAGAGTGAAGTTATGGCCTCTTAGATGAATCCGGCCGAAATGTTAATATCGATGTTTCCCTTGTTTTTTAAATTGAGTTCTCATATTCTTGGTAATAAAAAACATGTActatcccaaaaaaaagaaaatggcaaTTGGAGAGTTCCCTCCCCCGATTCCCAAACTCTAATGAACTCTTTGCTCTCAAATCGAAGCCAATCTTAAAAAAGACACAAACCAACTCAAATGTgaagaacaaaaaataataattat
This genomic window contains:
- the LOC116187312 gene encoding receptor-like protein kinase BRI1-like 3; the encoded protein is MRRRRRREPSWDLDAHSPGLLCFMVLLLFQQHAAAAGSRKLSGDDDGDGDDAVGLLAFKKSCVRSDPNGFLSDWKLDGSSQSPCSWTGVSCSNLTGRVESLNLENAGIIGTLNLPALLASLTALRFLNLQGNSFSAGDLSASVSSSCLLESLDLSSNNLSDPLPRNSFLFACSHLAYVNLSHNSIPGGALHIGSSLLQLDLSRNQISDSTFLTGFLTSCGNLNLLDLSGNKLTGKLGTTPSSCKSLSFLDLSNNQLSGEIPPSFVADSPAALRYLDLSHNNFSGSFSGLDFGSCGNLTSLNLSHNSLSDVHFPGSLRNCQLLETVDLSHNELGGMIPGNLLQDLKNLRLLFLSNNQFSGHIPPELALTCGILEELDLSANDLDGGLPLTFSLCSSLRSLDLGNNHLSGDFLETVVSNLSSLHYLRLPFNNITGLIPVALTRLPQLRVLDLSSNGFIGNVPSGFCSSSSYSPLLEKLQLPGNYLSGTVPSELGNCKTLRAIDLSFNSLSGEIPKEIWALPKLSDLIMWANNLTGEIPEGICRNGRNLETLILNNNLISGSIPQSIANCTNMVWVSLSSNRLTGSIHSGIGNLRNLAILQLGNNSLTGMIPMEIGNCRSLIWLDLNSNELTGPVPPELAKQAGLIMPGSVSGKQFVFVRNEGGTSCRGAGGLVEFEGIRRSRLESFPMVHSCSSTRIYSGMAVYTFGGNGSMIYLDLSYNSLSGTIPNNFGSMTYLQVLNLGHNTLTGLIPDSFGGLKEVGVLDLSHNNLEGTIPGSLGSLNFLNDLDVSNNNLSGLIPLGGQLSTFPASRYENNTGLCGLPLPPCGSGNRPDCPSNPSLGVRKQSFAAGIVIGILFFFICLFTVVALYRVKENQKKSGLEENKYVESSLASGSTNWKISSIHEPLSINVATFEKPLRKLTFADLLEATNGFSAESLIGSGGFGEVYKAKLRDGNVVAVKKLIHTTSQGDREFIAEMETIGKIKHQNLVPLMGYCKVGEERLLVYEYMKFGSLESVLHDHRINGRIPAPVKLDWAMRKRIAIGAARGLAFLHHSCIPHVIHRDMKSSNVLLDEHLEARVSDFGMARLVNALDTHLSVSTLAGTPGYVPPEYYQSFRCTTKGDVYSYGVVLLELLSGKRPIDPSKFGDDNNLVGWGKQLYRDNRSNEILDPELVVRKSGQAELYHYLRVALDCLDDRPYRRPTMIQVMSMFKELQVDSGSSDVLDGFSLKEAAIDESREKEP